The Cellulosimicrobium sp. ES-005 genome segment GTTCGTCACCGAGGCGCAGCTCTACCAGGACCCCAACATCCCCCCGCTGACCCAGACCCTCCACGAGCTGCGCGAGGACCTCGCGCGCGAGGACGTCGTGACGATCGGCGCGTGGCTCGGCCCGCGCCTGGTCGGCTCGGTCCGGGTCGAGATCGAGGACAGCAAGGCGACGCTCGGGCGGCTCGCGGTCGCGCCGGACATGCAGGGCCGGGGCATCGGGACGCAGATGCTCTTCGAGGTGCTGCCCTATCTCCCGGAGCAGACCTCGGAGATCTGGGTCTTCACGGGCAAGGACTCCAAGCAGAACCTCGCGATGTACACCAAGCACGGGTACGAGGAGCAGTACGACAAGGCGGCCGGCGACCTCACCTACACCTACCTGCGCCGCATCCTGGGCGAGGCCGAGGCGCGCAACGAGTCGGACGCCGTCGGGCACGAGTAGTCCCGGGAGGCCTCAGCCGCGCCGTGGGTACTGGGTGGCCGAGACCGACGAGTCGTGGCGCGGGGACGTGAGGGTCGAGGCGCCGGTGATCGCCGCGATGATCTCCTCGTAGCTGGCGTCGGGGCCGGAGAAGCTCCCGTTGTTCCGGCCGTGCCGCAGCACCTCGACCCGGTCCGCCACCGCGCGGACGTCGGTCATGTTGTGGCTGATGAGGATGACGGCATGGCCCATGTCCCGCAGCCGCAGGATGTGCGTGAGCACCTCGGCGGACTGCGCGACGGACAGCGCCGCGGTCGGTTCGTCGAGCACGACGATGCGGGGGGAGCCCAGGAGGGTGCGGGCGATCGCGACGCTCTGGCGCTGGCCGCCCGAGAGCGACGAGACCGGCACCCGTACCGACGGCACGCGCGCGTTGAGGTCGGCCAGCACGCGCCGCGCGGTCCCCTCCATGGTCGCCTCGTCGAGGCCCCGCCCCCGACGCAGCTCGCGGCCGAGGTAGAGGTTCGACACGACGTCGAGGTTGTCGCACAGGGCCAGGTCCTGGAAGACGGTCGCGATCCCGAGCGCGTGGGCGGCGGCCGGGGTCGGGATGACGACCGGGACGCCGTCGGACTCGATGAAGCCGGCGTCGGGCGTCAGCACGCCCGCGACGATCTTGGCGAGCGTGGACTTGCCGGCACCGTTGTCGCCGACCAGAGCGACGACCTCGTGCCGGTGGACCTCGAGCTCGACGCCGGTGAGGGCCTGGACGGCGCCGAACGACTTGTCGATCCCGTGCAGGGCGAGCGCCGGGACAGCAGGGCGGGTGGTCACGTCGGGTCACCTTCGGTGGGGGAGGGGGCGACCACCGGGCCGTCGGTGGCCAGGTCGGTCGCGGCGAGCGCGAGGGAGAGCGCGCCGAGGACCTCGGCGCGAGAGCCGAGGTCCGACGCGAGGACCTCGACGGGGGCGATGGTGTTCGGGACGAGGTGGCGGCGCATCGACTCGCGGAACGGGGCCAGCAGGACCTCGCCGGTCTCGGCGAGCTCGCCCCCGACGACGACCGCCTGCGGGTTCAGCGCCGTCGCCAGACCGGCCACCACGGACCCGATCCGGTCCCCCGCGTCGGCGACGACGCGGCGGCACCCCGGATCGCCGTCGAGCGCGCCCTGGACGAGGTCGTGCAGGGTGAGGTCCCCGTGGCTCGTCCGGACGAGGGCGAGCAGCGCGTCGGACCCCACGACGGTCTCGAGGCACCCGCGGTTCCCGCAGCGGCAGATCGGGCCGGCCGGGTCGACCTGCATGTGACCGATCTCGCCCGCCGTCCCGGCGTAGCCCCGATGGACTCGGCCCCCGAGCACGATGCCGGCGCCGGTGCCGTAGGAGGCGCGCACGAAGATCGAGTCCCGGTACCCGCGCGTCGCGCCGAGCTCGTGCTCGGCGAGCGCCGCGAGGTTCGCGTCGTTGTCGACCTTGACGGGCCGTGCGAGCCGCTTGGCGAGCACCTGCCCGACGTGGACGTCGTCCCACCCGCGCATCACCCCGCGCACGGAGATCATGCCGGTGTCCTCGTCGACCGGCGCCGGCAGGGCGACGCCGACGGTCAGCAGCTCGTCCGGCGCCGCACCGACGCGGTCCAGCATCTCGACGACGAGCAGGGCGGCCCGGTCCAGCCCGGTGTCGAGGCGGTGGTCGACGGGCAGGGGCATGTGCTGCTCGGCGAGGATCTCGCGCGTCGGGTCGGCGATCGCCACCGTGAGGCGGCGGCGCCCGAACTGGATCGCCGCGACGACGCCGAGCCGGCGCGCGAGCGTCACCATCTGCGCACGCCGCCCGGACCGGGACGCCGGGCGGGTGTCGACGACGCCCGCGCCGGTGAGCTCCTTGACGATCGTCGAGACGGTCGCTGTCGACAGCCCCGTCGCCTCGGCGAGCTCGACCTGGGTGAGACCCCCGAAGCGCCTCACCGCGTCGACGATGCGAAGTCGGTTCGCCTCTCGGAGGGACGCCTGCGACCCGGGGGTGGACCGGTCGCTGTTCACACGCGCAGGCTACACGGTGCGGCGCCGCGGAGGTCGGCCGCAGCGCGGATCCTCATGGCTTCGATGCTCGAACACAAAATGATTACGGGGTCTCTCGTGCGCTTGACCGGCGAACTCAAGCGCGGCTACGGTCCCTCCCAGCCCGTGGGAGCGTTCCCGTCCGACGACGGACGACCGCCCGGCGGAGCGCCGTGCCACCCGACCTCGGGGGTGCGGCCTTTCGACGACGAGAGGGAGACGACGATGACGTCATGGCGCAGCAAGGTCACCGCCTTCGCGGGGACCGCACTCCTGGTCGGTTCGCTCGCCGCGTGCAGCGCGGAGCGGGCGAGCGACTCGGGTGACGGCGCCTCGGAGGCCGCGGACTCGGGCGACACGCTCGTCGGCATCGCGATGCCGACGCGCAGCCTCGAGCGCTGGAACAACGACGGCGCACACCTGGAGGAGCTGCTCCAGGAGGCCGGCTTCGAGACGACCCTGCAGTACGCGGACAACAAGGTCGACCAGCAGATCACGCAGCTCCAGAACATGATCAACCAGGGCGCTGACGTCCTCGTCATCGCCTCCATCGACGGGACCGCGCTGGGCCCGGTCCTCGACCAGGCGGCGGAGAACGACGTCCCCGTCATCGCCTACGACCGCCTGATCAACGGCTCCGAGCACGTCGACTACTACGCGACGTTCGACAACGAGCTCGTCGGAACGCTCCAGGGCGAGTTCATCGTGGAGCAGCTCGGGCTCGCCGACGGCGCGGGCCCGTTCAACCTCGAGCCGTTCGCGGGCTCGCCCGACGATAACAACGCGAAGTTCTTCTTCAAGGGCGCGTGGGACGTGCTGAGCCCGTACGTCGAGTCCGGCCAGCTCGTCGTCCCCTCCGGCAAGGCGCCCGCCACGGTCGACGACTGGGCGTCGATCGGCATCCAGGGCTGGGAGTCCGCGAAGGCGCAGTCGGAGATGGAGAACCGGCTCAACTCGTTCTACACGGACAAGAAGGTCGACGTGGTCCTGTCGCCGAACGACTCGCTCGCGCTCGGCATCGAGCAGGCGCTCGAGGGCGCGGCGTACACGTCGGCCGACTGGCCGATCGTCACCGGCCAGGACGCGGACGAGGCCAACGTGAAGAACATGCTCGCGGGCACGCAGTCGATGACCGTCTGGAAGGACACCCGCACGCTCGGCGACCAGGTCGCGACCATGGTCGAGCAGATCGTCGACGGGGCCGAGGTCGAGGTCAACGACACCGAGACCTACGACAACGGGGTCAAGGTCGTCCCCTCGTACCTGCTCCCGCCGGAGGTCGTCACGGCCGACACGGTCCAGCAGAAGCTCGTCGACTCGGGCTTCTACACGGCCGAGCAGCTCGGTCTGTGACCCGGTCGGGGCGGCGCAGGCCGCCCGACCCCCCCCCCCCCCCCCCCCGCCCC includes the following:
- a CDS encoding ROK family transcriptional regulator; the encoded protein is MNSDRSTPGSQASLREANRLRIVDAVRRFGGLTQVELAEATGLSTATVSTIVKELTGAGVVDTRPASRSGRRAQMVTLARRLGVVAAIQFGRRRLTVAIADPTREILAEQHMPLPVDHRLDTGLDRAALLVVEMLDRVGAAPDELLTVGVALPAPVDEDTGMISVRGVMRGWDDVHVGQVLAKRLARPVKVDNDANLAALAEHELGATRGYRDSIFVRASYGTGAGIVLGGRVHRGYAGTAGEIGHMQVDPAGPICRCGNRGCLETVVGSDALLALVRTSHGDLTLHDLVQGALDGDPGCRRVVADAGDRIGSVVAGLATALNPQAVVVGGELAETGEVLLAPFRESMRRHLVPNTIAPVEVLASDLGSRAEVLGALSLALAATDLATDGPVVAPSPTEGDPT
- a CDS encoding GNAT family N-acetyltransferase produces the protein MNDAQITTRLVDDAEAGELLTLRRAAFVTEAQLYQDPNIPPLTQTLHELREDLAREDVVTIGAWLGPRLVGSVRVEIEDSKATLGRLAVAPDMQGRGIGTQMLFEVLPYLPEQTSEIWVFTGKDSKQNLAMYTKHGYEEQYDKAAGDLTYTYLRRILGEAEARNESDAVGHE
- a CDS encoding ATP-binding cassette domain-containing protein; translation: MTTRPAVPALALHGIDKSFGAVQALTGVELEVHRHEVVALVGDNGAGKSTLAKIVAGVLTPDAGFIESDGVPVVIPTPAAAHALGIATVFQDLALCDNLDVVSNLYLGRELRRGRGLDEATMEGTARRVLADLNARVPSVRVPVSSLSGGQRQSVAIARTLLGSPRIVVLDEPTAALSVAQSAEVLTHILRLRDMGHAVILISHNMTDVRAVADRVEVLRHGRNNGSFSGPDASYEEIIAAITGASTLTSPRHDSSVSATQYPRRG
- the chvE gene encoding multiple monosaccharide ABC transporter substrate-binding protein, which gives rise to MTSWRSKVTAFAGTALLVGSLAACSAERASDSGDGASEAADSGDTLVGIAMPTRSLERWNNDGAHLEELLQEAGFETTLQYADNKVDQQITQLQNMINQGADVLVIASIDGTALGPVLDQAAENDVPVIAYDRLINGSEHVDYYATFDNELVGTLQGEFIVEQLGLADGAGPFNLEPFAGSPDDNNAKFFFKGAWDVLSPYVESGQLVVPSGKAPATVDDWASIGIQGWESAKAQSEMENRLNSFYTDKKVDVVLSPNDSLALGIEQALEGAAYTSADWPIVTGQDADEANVKNMLAGTQSMTVWKDTRTLGDQVATMVEQIVDGAEVEVNDTETYDNGVKVVPSYLLPPEVVTADTVQQKLVDSGFYTAEQLGL